The DNA region TATTGAGTTGAAAAGGGAAGAAGACAAGTTCAGTTAGGTGGGCTGGTGACTCTGATTGGTTACCATGTAGAAATGAAGACGACAAGTTTAGATGGGCTTATGAGAACTGGTTATGTCTTGTTTAGATGGGATACAGGGGTTTCTTTATAGGAGCTGAAGAAACAAGAAAGCCGTTTGAAGCTTGAAATGGTGGCGTGTGATTTTGGCATTTTAATGGATAAATCAATGAAGGCTATGCaacttttaatacaaaaataaatatatatttataagaggttaaaaatttaaatatttatttataaattaatttttgttagaaataatgataaaatttttatttttactattaaaccctaaaactttaaaaatttacatcattttttcttttaatttaaaaaaataacaattttcctatacaattaaattttaaaaaatgtattttttttaagttttttcttttttctccagTGACGGAGAAAGTTTCTGTTGTCAACCGAATAATGAatcgtttatatttttttatcagataaagataatttatctttgtctcCGTCATTTTATTGAATGAAGATAGTTTGTCTTCATTCAGCAAAACTTCTTCAGTATGAAAGCTAACTGTGGGAGAAAGTCATGGTAAGAAAATTGACTGACAGTGGGAACTTTCTTCAATCATtggacaaagaagaaaaaactaaaaaaaaaaaagcaaaattttcaaaacttaattctaaaaaaaaattaatatatttttaaattaagaaaaaaaatgatgtaaattattagagtttaataataaaataataattttatttttaataaaaaatttaacaaaaaataatttacttataaattcttaattttttaattatatacatatatatttatttttatttttatattaaacctgtgagtggaaaatagtctccGGCCATTAATGAACAatacacaattaaaaaatagtgGGTGGATCGTAaggaatcaaacaaattaaaaaattattcagccTCGTGAATGACGTTTTCAAAAGCAAGATGCCAAattatttgagaattttttaaggccaaaccactattttccacccaaggtttgatattttctcaagtttccactctttaattatgaaatattaaacaTCCATATATAGTCGGTTATATTTAATGAAACCTTAAtacctgaaaatttaatctcattttctcccataaaagtttagaaactaatattttttccctaagcaaagtttgaaaagatcgtatTCCCCCcaagggtttatttccaaaccctttcactttctccagtGCCATCGCCGActgtcttcccctcccgacggtttctcttccatcgacggcccccctcaactccaccctaaCCCATCCGACGTAGAGAGACGTAgtctaggaagagaaatcgtcttctcagatgaagacgactcgtcttcccagaggatgacgagtcgtctcgtcttcgtttgggaagacgatcgtcttcctagacgacgacaattgggaagacgaagaacttcgtcttccccgatgaagtttTTTGTCTTCCACCGCTTTTCCGACGCCGATCGGACTTTCAAATAGAAGGAAAGAGATTgtcagaaggagaggatgcttagggagggagaggccgtcggcaatggagccaaaGATGtagccggagatttcaaaacgaaaccctagggtgaaactgtaattttttaaaactcatgctaggggaaaattttagtttttaaagtttatgggggtaaaatagattctattttagtttacttttaatattatagagaaaataatgattttacccttaccaccgttagggtttcaTTAAATCTAACCTGTCATGGGTaggtaggggtggattcgaagTGAGCTTGTTcgggctcgaaacgagctttgctAGAACGAGCCCGAACCCGAGCTTGCCTTGAacgagcccgagcccgagccCGAACGCGAGcctgaattttaagcaaaaacgaATACGAGCCCGAACACGAACATTGGTTAAGCGAGCAGAGCTCGGCTCGCGAGCCGaacactcaaataaaaaaacatttatttcaaagaagaaacgaCGCCGTTTTTCCTTGGAAATATGAGCCTAAAGCGAACCCGAGCCCAAACACACGAACCcgaatactaaaattatgaaacgaacCGAACACGAACATATGTTTAGCGAGCTCGTGcgagcccgagcccgagcccgagccTGAGCCTGAGCCCGAGCTTGGGCTCACTGAAAATGAGCCAAAAACGAGTTGGGTCCtgttcgagctcggctcggctcgtatcCAACCTTATAGGtaggtgtttgatgtttctataattaaagggtgaaaacttgaaaaaacatcaaaccttgggtgggaaatagtcgttgggccattttttaactataaaattaataataaagaggGAAGAAAAGAGatcaaattcaaaaagaaaagccttttaaaaataaaataaggtcaaacgactatttcccacctaaggtttagcgttttctcaaaagtcccccctttaactatggaaacaccaaacacccactcatagtcagttagatttaaccaaaccctaacggctgaaaattttatctccttttgcccccttaaactttaaaaactgaaattttcccccgcctaagttttaaaaaatggcagtttcaccctagggtttgtttttgaaatctccaacgacctctccggctccgttgccgacggccgctccctcccgaagcaacctctccttccggcaatctctttcctcccatttggaggtccaatcgacgcccggagacgccgtgggagacgaagaacttcgtcaggaagacgaagttcttcgtcttcccagacgaagacgacgacgtcggcttcatctgggaagacgaaggacttcgtcttcccgacgaagttcttcgtctcccacagCGTCTCcaggcgtcgatcggacctccaaatgggagaaaagagatcgccggaaggagaggttgctttgggagggagcggccgtcggcaacggagccgaagaggtcgccggagatttcaaaaccaaaccctagggtgaaactgccattttttaaaacttagggtggaggaaaattttagtttttaaagtttaggggggtaaaattagattctattttagtttattttcaatattatagcaaaaataatgattttacccctaccaccatcattagagtttggttaaatctaatcgattatgggtgggtgtttggtgtttccatagttaaaggggggacttttgagaaaacgctaaaccttgggtgggaaatagtcgtttggccataaaataaataaaaggttcGTTGGCAGCACCCAAAAGTTAATGTTGAATAATAGCAGGATAGTCGTGATTCTTGCTTATTCCATGCCTAGTCTATTCAGTCGTATTCCTTCTAGATCATCAATTAATTACAACAGGATACGACACGCCTATGGGTCGTTTTTGGTTGGACTTGACCTATCATGCTGTGCGTGGGCAGGAGACTTTCTAGACATCCACGTGAGAAATGGGTCGGCGTTCAAGAAAAACGGGAGGTGCGTACGTGTGCAAATAAGTCATCTCACCTTATATGagtttagtaaaaaattatttcttttgattaatcttattaaataaaaagtttgataaaataacaaatttttatttttaaattttaaggttgaatttttatctattatttatttatttttagtacattttatttgatttttttaataaataattagcttgtctttttattaaaattacaaaattttatttatatttaatataaatattgaattatcgatatattattatggatttataaatttattatttgaagttgtaaaattataaaaattttaatcaatttttaaatattaaattttgttccattcttttgaatataattataatccttTAAAACTATCgtaaagatattaaaatttaaaaaaactttaaaaatatagtcAAACTTTTCCAAAACTctatgaaaaattttttaaacgCCCCtaagttttttgaaaattacaatttacccTTCAAACATGcattattttggtaaaaaataaagcaaaaaaatctgtataaaagaacaattttatCCTTTCACTTGACATAATTCACTAACAAAAGTAAATGAGGATTgaaatttggattttaaaacttaaaaggataaaaatttataatttcggtAAGCCCTGGGTGGGAAACAATCTTTTGGCCTTCGAgatattttgaagaattgaattttattaaaatgagatTTGTTACAGCAATTACATCACAAAATGGTTGGTACCTCAGTGTTCTTCAGACGATGCCAACCTGTGTGTATTGctctaaatataaatttatgtggCAGCGTAAAATGGTAAAATGAAAGTATACGTTCTTGACGCCAGGAACACCTGGAAAAGCTTGTAATGCTGCAGAAGCTGAAACTTTCATCAAAGATGGAGAATACTGGCAATCAAAACAACATCCATGAAAAGCATACCAAAATCTCAGGAAATTGCAATGCAGCTGAATGCCGATTGGTggttaagaaaaaaacatagaatAAAGGAAAAATCTTGACCACACATGAGGAATAGTGGATATGATGACACAAGATtcctgaaataaaattaattctaaTCAAGAGAGGATccaaattattgtttaatttactAGAAAAGATCAATTGTAAAAGCTTCTTCAAACAAATTCCAGTATGTCAACAGACGGGGGAAGTGTTACGAATGTTTTAAAAACGAGGGAAAGACCTTGACAACATCATCCAGACCCCTTGGCCTCCTTAAAAAAGTTTCTTATTTTTAGTGTCAACAACAGTTGCTACAAGAAAAACTCCACACTACGCAGTTTTTCTCAAACTTTCTATACTGCTTTAGCTGTTTGTCGTTTACTACACTGATGAGATTATTGGGCATGTCATTGGGATGATTCCTTGTGTTCTGGAGCTCCTGCTATCCTGCATTCCAGAGGATGAACTTAGTTGTACTGACTACTAAAAAAAAGGgttaacaaaaaacaaaatataatctGAAAATAACCATACAAATTCAgtggaaataaaattatacaccaCATAACATACCAATTTGAGGCAAGCAGAGCATCCATTGAAGCACTTTTTTGTTGGAAATAGCACTATTTACTTGCCAATCCTGATCTTGTGAATCATTGTTTGCTGAAGAATCTTGTAATGTTTGCCCATCATCGGACGCAATAGCTGCTGTAATTTTCTTTCCACTGCCAATATCGGAAGCCATGTTTtgactttcattttctttttttaaatcctgGAACCCATTTAAATTGGTTGAATGGATAAATCTTAAGGTAAAGTAATCTGATCCATAATTACTATACTAGATATGTCAGGTGTAGGATTTTTTTAAGTGGAGAGAAATGTaagcatgcatatatatatatatgcttgtTTGAGAAAATGTAATGGTTTTGTGCATCGgctttgtgaaaaaaaaaaaaagagaaatatgtaTCTCATGCAAAAGCAGCCAATGCAGCTTGACAACATAAAGGCACATAAACTCATAGTATTGTCTAATCATATATAGTTTCCAGAACACATGTACAGCTCAGGTGAAAACCAATATGGAAGGAGACCATAGAGCGTTCATTTTATTTGCCATAGTGCTCAAATTCATTTACTCATATGCgagtaaatttataatttaaaggaAGACATTACCTCCTGCGTTGCCTCAGTTGAGTTCGTTCATCAAAGGTGCTCTCGGGATCAAAGCAACCCAACAAGAACTCCCATACTAACCGTTTGGTTGAAGGATGAATCCCCCAGCATGGATCCAAGTAAGCAAATACTCTACACGTACTTCATTTCACAAATTAAAAGGATCATCCCACATGCTAGCAGAGTATACAGCAGATTAGCGAAAAACGCCAGTATGAAAACTTATCATTTGTCACTAAAATTAGTCATTTAATACACCTCAAAGAATGGAAGGAAGTTTGGCAGTATAACAATCTAAGTATGAAGGTTGAAAGAAACTCATGTTGACGGGCTCCAACAACTTCTTGCCAACTTGGGACGGATCCTGATTGAGCACTCTAGAAGTTTTACCGAGAGTCTGTCTTCATAATAGAGTGCTACGAGAGATGCAGACTAAAACTTGAGAATGCccaataaaacaagaaaaaatattaaaaaagaaagaaaggtaCCCCTCTTTGGATTCGTTTAAGCACTTTGCTATATCCAAATGATCATTTTAGGAGAATGAAGCTTGCCATCCTGTGAAATAACAAAGCAGAAATTCAAACAACAGAAATCAGCACAACTCCAAAAAGGAAATCGTACAGACAAATTGACGAAGACAGGAAAGCATCTTCGTCGAGTGACAATGCGACTGGATCTTCGAGTGACGATGAGACCAAAATGACGACAAGACCGAATCAATGATGAGAGAGAATCTTTGAGCAATGAAGACAACGAGACCGGATTTTCGAAGGACGAAGACAAGTTTGTATAGATGAAGTTTCGTCTTCTCTGATGAGGATGAGACTGAAAGAAGAGAGACAGCTGGAGGCTGTCGATtaccagagagagagagattgcttgaaaaattgagattgagagaaaatataactttttaaatcttgagtgaaattttaaactagTGTGGATGGAATTTTGAAATTCCGCTAAAACTTGGCTTAAAAGTATAACCAACAAAATGACGAATAAataatgagtaatgttatgtgtatcaatttttgatacataatttatgtatatagtgatgtgttatcatataattaggtgattttaaaacatgtgtcatcatatgataaagaaacatctaatcacatgataacacctcatctgcgtacataaattgtgtatcaaaaataggtatacataattttattgataaataattacattatacCAGAATGTAAATACATAGAAATAGAGGGTAACAAATGCAGAAATCTAATCTTCGGCATTTATCTATTAACTTCTGACCAATAAAATTCGAATATAGAAATTCTAACGTAGACTCGTTTGTACCTGATCATAGTGAAAAACCCTAGTATAACTGAACTTTGCAAGCCCTAGACTAGAGCCTCTTGCTTAACTCATCGCTTCACtgcctttcttcttcttagatCTTCGAAGATGGTGAGCGGTTTCTAGAACCCTTTGGATCTGTTACTTATAGATTTGGTCACTTTCatctaaaatgtttttttattataaatttataataataattcgattttttttcatgaaatgaGACTAGCCGTTCAAAAGGTACGTGGAGATAGGAAGAGTGGCGCTGGTTAACTACGGCAAGGACTATGGGAAGCTCGTCGTCATCGTTGATGTCATCGACCAAAACAGGGTACTTCATTTTATTTGCTCGTTGCTTAAAATATTGGTACACATAAATCTGATTATTGTTTCTTaccaatttagaaaattttgatggTTTTTGTTGCGGAGTTTTGGATAAAATTTAGCTTGGATCTGTATACATTACATTATCTCTTGTGCCCTAGACTCTGCTTGTCAATGTCTTTCTTATGAGAGGTTTTTTGGGgtgatgataatttgatttctaattGATTTTACATCTCGTTAGTATATTATGATTAGGTTAAATTGGTTTGGCGTGATAGTAATTTTTGTTACCGTGCTTTAGGCTCTTGTTGATGCACCGGATATGGTGAGGAGCCAAATGAACTTTAAGAGACTTTCACTTACAGATATTAAGATTGACATCAAAAGAGTTCCCAGGAAGAAGACTCTGATTGAAGCCATGGAGAAGGCCGGTGAGTGCCATGAttgaaaatatttgttttcttttctgttttctgCTTAACCTGCTTGTGTGTTCCCTTAAATCTTTTATCCTACCGTGGCAGATGTTAAGAGTAAATGGGAGAATAGCTCCTGGGGCAGGAAGCTAATTGTGCAGCAAAGAAGAGCCTCTCTTAATGATTTTGATAGGTTCAAGATCATGTTGGCAAAGATCAAGGTATGCTATTGTTGAGATGTTTAGTCTTTGCTTTAAACTCACGATTGTGTGGCATTGTAAAAAGCTGAgcttataattttatcttttattatatggGTCATTACTGATTGTATTAAGCAAGCAATCTTTTTGAAAGtgaatttcttcatttcttttctgCTGCACTTCCTTGATTCAAATTCTCAAACAGCTTCCTGTTACTTGTATGGTTAATATATTCAGAGCCTTCAAATTCCATGGCCCCAGAATCCCTTTAGCTGGAATTAAAAATTGCAGCAACCTCCATACAAGATTTGATATGAGTGCTAGTTAGGTCATTATTTGGAATTTAGTGCTGTATATGAATTGTTCAGGGATgttgaaaagataaattttttcatcTGCTTTTTGAGATGTAGAATTTCATAAACATCAATTGCAAGTTccttatgtattttataattgtgGGCTGCAGAGAGGTGGACTTATTCGACAGGAGCTTGCAAAACTCAAGAAGGAGACAGCAGCTTAGAAATTTGTCATAGAGTATAATGTTTTTGTTCAGATTTTACTGTCTCAATTTGATTTCGTTAATGTATTGATTGATACGAGGAACTGCCAACTTGGTTTTTTTGGTTATTCATTATTATTCTGAGACCTTTTCTGGAACTGCTAATGATATTTCAACGTGATGCCTTCCTCCATGAAAATGCTGTCGATTATCATTTGTGGCACTCTGAAAGTCTGCATAGCATTTGTATtatgatatctgttttttctacTCCCATCAAGAGGGTTCCCTATTCACTCTACCTGAAAGATCAATCAAAGAGATTTGATGGATTCGGATCATTGCAAAATCTGAATCAAATAAGATACCCGGGGAGATGAAGAGGATAATTGTTAGTTTTACccataacaaagaaaaagaaattcctAGCTGTGGGCAAACGCATCTAACTGCCTGTTTGTTATAGTCAAACATTGCAAACTTGAGATggtttttatgttttgtatAGTTTATGATATCAATTATGTATCAACTTGGTGGTGAAGTACACTTGACAACACTTGCACTTGGCCACGTGCCGGCTTTCCCACCGCTTCCATCTTTGCTGCCTTGGCACTATTTTCCAATTTTGGGTACAAGGTTTTGAAAGTGGTAGAGAAAACAGTTTGGcgtgaaaaataaatgaaaactatATCAATGAACAGATCAGAACTTTGTTTACTCGTGAgaagtgaaaaaatataaca from Mangifera indica cultivar Alphonso chromosome 8, CATAS_Mindica_2.1, whole genome shotgun sequence includes:
- the LOC123223261 gene encoding 60S ribosomal protein L14-1-like, encoding MPFKRYVEIGRVALVNYGKDYGKLVVIVDVIDQNRALVDAPDMVRSQMNFKRLSLTDIKIDIKRVPRKKTLIEAMEKADVKSKWENSSWGRKLIVQQRRASLNDFDRFKIMLAKIKRGGLIRQELAKLKKETAA